The following coding sequences lie in one Conexivisphaerales archaeon genomic window:
- a CDS encoding APC family permease: protein MENSLPRQLGLFQVVTYGIGNIVGAGIYVLVGDAAGLAGSSLWLSFLIGAVVAGFTGLTYAELSSMYPKAASEYIYVGRAYGSRLLSFVTEWTMLITEIVASAAVSIGFAGYLKAVFGTPVLPVAILLLFGLTAVASAGARYWLRLNTALSIIAITGLVIVILSGIGSLPRMQYAPPQNGIAGIIGASILVFFAYIGFDNMSNIAEDTKEPEKTIPKGLIIAVVVTTVLYVLVGISAISLLPVPQLSSSEAPLALAVSSVLGAAGFYLISAIALLTTMNTVQVLVIVSSRIIYGMAKEHALPSFLSYVDRRTKTPLLALAMVFIVAVAFLPLSSASAIARVTSFGSLVTFALVNIASLHLRRATPHVKRPFRAPLNVGWFPVTTSLGLAFCIALLFQFDLESLMLGLLLPVSGCIFYLIWLRQIPSHAEELHEPHSR from the coding sequence GTGGAGAATTCTCTCCCGAGGCAGCTGGGTCTGTTTCAGGTTGTCACCTATGGCATAGGGAACATAGTCGGAGCTGGAATATACGTTCTGGTCGGTGATGCTGCAGGTCTTGCTGGAAGTTCCCTCTGGCTGTCGTTCCTTATAGGAGCAGTCGTTGCTGGTTTCACAGGCCTAACTTATGCAGAACTCTCCTCGATGTACCCAAAGGCAGCATCTGAATACATCTACGTGGGCAGAGCCTACGGTAGCAGACTGCTCTCTTTCGTAACAGAGTGGACCATGCTGATAACAGAAATAGTTGCATCAGCTGCGGTATCGATAGGGTTTGCAGGCTACCTGAAGGCTGTCTTTGGCACCCCTGTGTTGCCAGTTGCAATTCTTCTCCTTTTTGGCCTTACCGCAGTTGCATCTGCAGGAGCCAGATACTGGCTCAGGCTCAATACGGCTCTCAGCATAATTGCTATCACTGGTCTGGTTATAGTAATACTCTCTGGGATAGGCAGCCTGCCCAGAATGCAGTATGCACCTCCACAGAATGGCATAGCTGGAATAATAGGAGCTTCAATACTGGTCTTCTTCGCATACATCGGATTTGACAACATGAGCAACATAGCTGAGGATACAAAGGAGCCAGAAAAGACGATTCCAAAAGGCCTCATAATAGCTGTGGTTGTAACAACGGTTCTGTATGTTCTGGTTGGGATATCTGCCATAAGCTTGCTTCCTGTCCCCCAGCTTTCTTCTTCAGAAGCACCCCTTGCTCTTGCTGTATCTTCAGTCCTTGGTGCTGCTGGATTTTATCTGATCTCAGCCATAGCGCTTTTGACAACAATGAATACGGTGCAGGTTTTGGTTATAGTCTCTTCAAGGATAATCTACGGAATGGCAAAGGAGCATGCTCTACCTTCTTTCCTGAGCTATGTAGATAGAAGGACAAAGACACCCCTGCTCGCCCTTGCTATGGTCTTTATTGTGGCAGTAGCGTTCTTGCCTCTTTCAAGCGCTTCAGCAATAGCGAGGGTCACAAGCTTTGGCTCTCTTGTAACTTTTGCTCTGGTGAACATAGCTTCTCTGCATCTGCGTAGAGCAACACCACATGTCAAAAGGCCTTTTAGGGCACCTTTGAATGTAGGGTGGTTTCCTGTAACTACCTCACTCGGTCTTGCTTTTTGCATAGCGCTGCTCTTTCAGTTTGACCTGGAATCTCTCATGTTAGGGCTGTTGCTTCCTGTTAGCGGATGCATCTTCTACCTAATCTGGCTGAGGCAGATACCATCCCATGCTGAGGAGCTGCATGAGCCACACAGCAGATAG
- a CDS encoding lyase family protein, which translates to MSYHEAISPLDDRYFEEAKEVSRYLSESALIRARVRVEIEYIKLLMSIGIAPKAKLPKFEISVEKVKEIEKKVRHDVKAVELYLREELLKAGVKRLMAFVHLGLTSEDVNSIAYGIMIKSFVDDILLPEYKKVDFALADLAYREAGSIMPARTHGKLAVPTTFGKEMSVFAMRIAERIGKLSKIRPLAKCSGAVGTYASFRLMKDADWMPLLRNFVRHFGLDFAPYTTQIAPYERLSDIMHYIININQVLISLTRDLWTYQMLGYVRIRSSPSEIGSSTMPQKENPADLENAEAQCEISTTMLSFLAYRLEVNRLQRDLSDSALRRTIGEAMAHSLIACKRIFSTLERVEVLRNRMKEEVEEHGELMAESVQVSLRLKGDEEGYEKVFHAFRIDDRKEIERLLKNHASRPEDYLGYSKELASGCRREVEKILKSKKGMNEKKAKKAMNGS; encoded by the coding sequence TTGAGTTATCATGAGGCAATTTCGCCTTTAGACGACAGATACTTTGAAGAAGCTAAAGAAGTGAGCAGATACCTTTCAGAATCTGCGTTGATAAGAGCAAGGGTCAGAGTTGAAATTGAGTATATCAAACTTCTTATGAGTATCGGAATAGCCCCAAAGGCAAAACTTCCAAAGTTTGAAATATCTGTTGAGAAGGTGAAGGAGATAGAGAAGAAAGTCAGACATGACGTGAAAGCTGTGGAGCTTTACCTCAGGGAAGAACTGCTGAAGGCTGGAGTAAAAAGGCTTATGGCTTTCGTTCACCTGGGCCTAACAAGCGAGGATGTAAACAGCATTGCCTATGGCATCATGATAAAGAGTTTCGTCGATGATATTCTTCTACCTGAATACAAGAAGGTTGACTTTGCTTTGGCAGACCTGGCCTATAGAGAAGCTGGGAGCATAATGCCAGCAAGGACTCATGGTAAGCTAGCAGTCCCTACAACCTTCGGTAAAGAGATGTCCGTCTTTGCGATGAGAATCGCAGAAAGGATAGGCAAGCTATCGAAGATAAGGCCTTTAGCCAAATGCTCAGGAGCAGTTGGTACATATGCTTCTTTCAGGCTTATGAAAGATGCAGACTGGATGCCTTTGCTCAGGAATTTTGTCAGGCATTTTGGGCTTGACTTCGCTCCGTACACCACCCAGATAGCCCCGTATGAGAGACTTTCAGACATAATGCACTACATAATAAACATCAATCAGGTGCTAATTTCATTGACAAGGGACCTCTGGACATATCAGATGTTAGGGTATGTGAGAATCAGGTCTTCTCCTTCAGAAATAGGCAGCTCGACGATGCCCCAGAAGGAGAACCCAGCTGACCTAGAAAACGCAGAGGCGCAGTGCGAGATATCAACCACGATGCTGTCTTTCCTTGCCTACAGGCTCGAAGTTAACAGACTGCAGAGAGACTTGTCAGACTCAGCCCTAAGAAGGACTATAGGAGAGGCGATGGCACATTCTCTGATAGCTTGCAAAAGAATATTTTCGACATTGGAAAGGGTTGAAGTGCTGAGAAATAGGATGAAGGAAGAGGTTGAAGAGCATGGCGAACTGATGGCTGAATCTGTTCAGGTATCCTTGAGGCTGAAGGGTGATGAAGAAGGTTATGAGAAGGTATTTCATGCATTCAGGATTGATGACAGAAAGGAGATTGAAAGGCTCTTGAAGAACCATGCTTCAAGACCTGAAGATTATCTGGGATACTCGAAGGAGCTTGCTTCCGGCTGCAGAAGAGAGGTTGAGAAGATTCTGAAGTCAAAGAAGGGGATGAATGAAAAGAAGGCCAAGAAGGCAATGAACGGTAGCTAA
- a CDS encoding adenylosuccinate synthetase, translating to MSELNTSVIGLQWGDEGKGKIVDYLSADCSAVVRFNGGSNAGHTVVVDGKRYVFHMLPSGAASKKELILASGVAVDPSILGEEIRNLPHSVRVLVDLRCSLVTPMDREMDVLIEEKRGAAAIGTTKRGIGPSYAMRALRLQPRVCDVLSSDFDVHSLLGFYEMLGIKKNFEPWTEEARNVLKGIAGDSGEEVIALNERGERVLFEGSQGSLLDIIHGSYPHVTSSHTLSTYIPVSLGLGSDVAGRVVGVMKCYTTRVGAGAFPSEVHGQAAEAIRAEGKEYGATTGRPRRIGWLDFVSLKYAAKINGVDEIAITKLDVLAKFRQVKVCRRYVIDGREVSDFSEALPLLSHAVAISEEVESFHSYDFSAGVGGGVAKFVQLVEDELKVPVRLLSYGEERVKTIELS from the coding sequence TTGTCTGAACTGAATACTTCTGTCATAGGCCTTCAGTGGGGAGATGAAGGCAAAGGGAAGATAGTCGATTATCTGTCTGCAGATTGCAGCGCAGTAGTCAGGTTCAACGGAGGAAGTAATGCAGGTCATACCGTCGTTGTTGACGGAAAGAGGTATGTATTCCACATGCTACCATCAGGAGCAGCAAGCAAGAAAGAGCTGATTCTTGCATCCGGTGTTGCAGTTGACCCGTCAATACTTGGAGAGGAGATTAGGAATCTACCACATAGCGTAAGGGTTCTAGTGGACCTTAGATGCAGTCTTGTCACTCCCATGGACAGAGAGATGGATGTGCTGATAGAGGAGAAGAGAGGCGCTGCTGCAATTGGCACCACGAAGCGAGGTATAGGACCATCGTATGCGATGAGGGCTCTGAGGCTTCAGCCCAGAGTGTGCGATGTTCTCTCCTCTGATTTTGATGTTCACTCGCTTCTAGGTTTTTACGAAATGCTCGGCATAAAAAAGAACTTTGAACCCTGGACCGAGGAAGCAAGAAACGTGTTAAAAGGGATAGCAGGAGACTCGGGTGAAGAGGTAATAGCCCTCAATGAGAGGGGTGAAAGAGTCCTGTTTGAAGGGTCTCAGGGCTCACTGCTGGACATAATCCACGGAAGCTACCCTCATGTGACCAGCTCCCATACTCTCAGCACATACATTCCTGTCAGTCTTGGACTTGGTTCAGATGTTGCTGGCAGAGTGGTGGGGGTTATGAAATGCTATACCACAAGGGTTGGTGCTGGAGCTTTTCCCTCTGAGGTTCATGGACAGGCAGCAGAAGCAATCAGGGCCGAAGGCAAAGAGTATGGGGCAACGACAGGCAGGCCGAGAAGGATAGGCTGGCTGGACTTCGTCTCCTTGAAATATGCTGCAAAAATCAACGGGGTTGACGAAATAGCTATCACAAAGCTGGATGTTCTTGCCAAGTTCAGGCAGGTTAAGGTATGCAGAAGGTATGTCATAGATGGAAGAGAGGTATCAGATTTCTCTGAAGCTTTGCCCCTGCTCAGCCATGCAGTTGCAATATCAGAAGAGGTGGAAAGTTTCCATTCTTATGATTTCTCTGCAGGGGTAGGAGGAGGTGTTGCAAAATTCGTCCAGCTTGTCGAGGATGAACTGAAGGTTCCCGTCAGATTGCTATCGTATGGAGAGGAAAGAGTGAAGACCATTGAGTTATCATGA
- the guaB gene encoding IMP dehydrogenase: MQVEKVRGRRLFRLGLTYDDVLLVPKYSDIMSRKEVDTSARLTRKISLSIPIISSNMDTVTESAMAIAMARLGGIGIIHRFLSIKDEVHEVEKVKRYEGFMIEEPITILPHATVGEAKSILSNYGIGGIIVVDDRYVVKGIVTRRDLEFEDDDTKRVNQVMTGIRKLITASPGVSLEEAKEILKKNKVEKLPLLDEKRRLKGLITAKDIMKMKMFPNATKDRKGRLRVGAAVGVKGDYIERARKLVEAACDVIVVDVAHGHSLQTIEAVKRIKRELASEDAEVVAGNVATAQGVVDLAKAGVDAVKVGVGPGSICTTRIVTGFGVPQLTAILECSRAAEEYDLPIIADGGIRFPGDITKAIAAGASTVMIGGLFAGTEESPGPTVLRNGIKYKLTRGMASLSAAIDRRMREDSNAAEQQKLIESIAEETVPEGVEGLIPYKGRVEEVVKHLVGGLRSGMSYCGAHNIKELRKKAEFVRMTSSGFRESLPHDVERVV, encoded by the coding sequence GTGCAAGTAGAAAAGGTAAGGGGTAGAAGACTTTTCAGGCTTGGTCTGACCTATGACGACGTCCTGCTTGTTCCCAAGTATTCAGATATTATGTCAAGAAAGGAAGTTGACACATCAGCAAGGTTGACGAGAAAGATAAGCCTCAGCATCCCAATCATCAGCTCCAACATGGATACGGTTACAGAGTCTGCAATGGCGATAGCCATGGCCAGGCTCGGAGGGATAGGTATCATTCATCGATTCTTAAGCATCAAAGACGAGGTGCACGAAGTCGAAAAGGTGAAGAGATACGAAGGGTTCATGATAGAAGAGCCAATCACTATTTTGCCACATGCAACCGTCGGTGAAGCAAAATCAATACTCAGCAACTATGGTATTGGAGGAATAATAGTTGTGGACGACAGGTATGTGGTCAAGGGGATAGTAACAAGGAGAGACCTCGAATTTGAGGACGACGATACGAAGAGGGTGAACCAGGTCATGACAGGAATAAGGAAGCTGATAACTGCTTCCCCTGGGGTCAGTCTTGAAGAGGCGAAGGAAATTCTGAAGAAGAACAAGGTGGAGAAACTCCCTCTGCTCGACGAAAAAAGAAGGCTGAAAGGACTGATAACGGCAAAGGACATAATGAAGATGAAGATGTTCCCAAATGCGACCAAGGACAGGAAGGGCAGGCTAAGAGTAGGCGCGGCTGTTGGTGTCAAGGGTGATTACATTGAAAGAGCTCGAAAGCTTGTTGAAGCTGCCTGCGATGTCATAGTAGTAGATGTGGCTCACGGTCATTCCTTGCAGACCATCGAAGCAGTGAAGAGGATAAAAAGAGAGCTGGCGTCTGAAGATGCTGAAGTTGTTGCAGGAAACGTGGCTACAGCCCAAGGAGTAGTTGACCTGGCAAAAGCAGGGGTTGATGCCGTGAAGGTTGGAGTCGGTCCTGGGAGCATATGCACAACAAGGATTGTAACAGGGTTTGGAGTACCGCAGCTCACCGCAATTCTGGAATGTTCAAGGGCTGCAGAAGAGTACGACCTACCTATAATTGCAGACGGAGGGATAAGATTCCCTGGTGATATCACAAAGGCCATCGCTGCTGGCGCCTCAACCGTCATGATCGGAGGGCTTTTTGCAGGAACTGAAGAGAGCCCGGGCCCGACTGTTCTCAGGAACGGGATAAAGTACAAGCTGACCAGAGGGATGGCTTCTCTCTCGGCAGCGATCGATAGGCGGATGAGGGAAGATTCTAATGCAGCAGAACAGCAGAAGCTGATCGAAAGCATAGCTGAAGAAACTGTACCTGAAGGGGTTGAGGGGCTGATACCTTACAAGGGAAGGGTTGAAGAGGTTGTGAAGCATCTTGTTGGGGGCCTCAGGTCTGGTATGAGCTATTGTGGAGCCCACAACATAAAGGAGCTGAGAAAGAAGGCTGAGTTTGTCAGGATGACCTCATCAGGCTTCAGGGAAAGCTTACCTCACGATGTGGAGAGAGTTGTCTGA
- a CDS encoding archease, which translates to MNRGYRMLPHTSDAYIEAWGRDVNEAFEQAAKGMFSVILDLRRVKKKEKREIQLELNRDRHSLLYAWLERLLILFDTEKFVPRECNFRMIEQGKEGYKAYAYLTGEKFDASRHSVKREVKAVTYHAMEILEGQQRCIVRFILDL; encoded by the coding sequence TTGAACAGAGGGTACAGAATGCTTCCACATACATCAGATGCTTACATCGAAGCCTGGGGTAGAGACGTCAACGAAGCTTTTGAGCAGGCTGCGAAGGGAATGTTTTCAGTCATACTCGACCTGAGAAGGGTAAAGAAGAAGGAAAAAAGAGAGATTCAGCTCGAACTGAACAGAGACAGACACTCTCTCCTCTACGCTTGGCTTGAAAGGTTGCTTATCCTCTTCGACACAGAAAAATTCGTTCCCAGAGAATGCAATTTCAGAATGATAGAGCAGGGAAAAGAAGGTTACAAGGCTTATGCCTATCTGACTGGGGAGAAGTTCGATGCTTCAAGACATTCCGTCAAGAGGGAGGTGAAGGCTGTGACCTATCATGCGATGGAGATACTGGAGGGTCAGCAACGCTGCATTGTAAGGTTCATTCTTGACCTCTAG
- a CDS encoding TIGR03560 family F420-dependent LLM class oxidoreductase, whose translation MAEFGVIVPQGWRLDLPEAEQTSQFDMIRSATQQAEKLGYHSAWFFDHFVTYPRVEKRSCFEAWTLLSSLSVLTKKIRLGTLVSCNLYRNPALLAKMSSVVDVISHGRLEMGIGAGWYEEDFVRYGYSLPKPYQRIGALDEALQIMKEMWKNGEATFEGKYYRVKAALNYPMPVQKPWPKLTVGGAGEKLMLRVVAKHADRWNSSGSPEFMKQRLEVLKEHCSKVGRRFEDIEKSYWGLISVRKSREEALERAKKMPTSSSWQDFQKRNGVGTPQEVAEFLNQYVDLGISHFFVYIEDSLNLETMRLFAEEVIPRVG comes from the coding sequence ATGGCAGAATTTGGGGTGATTGTACCTCAAGGATGGAGGCTTGACCTCCCCGAGGCTGAACAGACAAGCCAGTTTGACATGATAAGAAGTGCAACCCAGCAGGCAGAAAAGCTTGGATATCATTCAGCCTGGTTCTTCGACCACTTCGTAACCTACCCAAGAGTTGAGAAAAGGTCATGCTTCGAAGCCTGGACACTTCTTTCCTCTTTATCTGTTCTCACTAAGAAAATAAGGCTTGGTACTCTTGTTTCCTGCAACCTCTACAGGAACCCTGCACTACTTGCAAAGATGTCATCTGTCGTCGATGTGATAAGCCATGGTAGGCTTGAGATGGGGATTGGGGCCGGCTGGTATGAAGAGGATTTTGTCAGGTATGGATACAGCCTTCCGAAGCCATATCAGAGAATAGGTGCACTTGACGAGGCACTGCAGATAATGAAGGAGATGTGGAAGAATGGTGAAGCAACCTTCGAGGGTAAATACTACAGGGTGAAAGCGGCGCTGAATTATCCCATGCCTGTTCAGAAGCCCTGGCCGAAGCTGACAGTAGGAGGAGCGGGTGAGAAACTGATGCTGAGGGTTGTTGCAAAGCATGCTGACAGGTGGAACTCTTCGGGCTCTCCCGAGTTCATGAAGCAAAGACTAGAGGTTTTGAAAGAACATTGCTCAAAAGTAGGCAGAAGGTTTGAGGATATTGAAAAATCCTACTGGGGTTTGATATCTGTCAGGAAGAGCAGGGAAGAGGCATTGGAAAGGGCGAAGAAGATGCCAACCTCTTCGTCATGGCAGGACTTCCAGAAGAGAAACGGAGTTGGAACACCTCAGGAGGTTGCAGAGTTTCTGAATCAGTACGTCGACCTAGGAATAAGCCATTTCTTTGTGTATATCGAAGATTCGTTGAATTTAGAGACGATGAGGCTGTTTGCAGAAGAAGTCATTCCAAGAGTTGGCTAG
- a CDS encoding HEAT repeat domain-containing protein → MDEIEKRFECASSSLKPFVLPTSYPHYPPDRQITITHIKIEITPDFNAQTISAKSTLTLVSKREGVSSLVLNLRDLQVHSIKDETGSELSFEHAGDDLYISLSRPAKKDERMVITVSYSGRPRKGLYFRKPDEYQPNRPLQLWTQGEDEDSHFWFPCIDFPGLKVTSEVIAHVPSSMTAISNGRLVEVKEEDGGMKSYHWIQDKPHSVYLISLVAGDYVEIREEVDGIPLYYYVYKGREEDAKRSFSETPKMVKFFQEKIGYRYPWDKYSQTVVSDFIFGGMENTSATTLTDTTLHDERAHIDFSSNPLVAHELAHMWFGDLLTCRHWKHGWLNESFATYFQLLYTEHSRGRDEFLMEQLDDFASYLEEYNSNYARPIATNVYETPSELFDRHLYEKGGLVLNMIRAKLGDEDFWRAINNYVSKNAFKAVETSDFARAIEEVTGISMDEFMDQWIFRPGHPELKISYSRLNETSSDGQRKAKLVVKQTQDAEPFKFDLKVKVADKSTSTIHLLTVSAKEQTFDLPLSGDSKSLYISVDPDFQLLATIDFERPRQMIINQLKYDSTYGRIQAARSLGKDSSLDAVDALYEAMKGDEFWGVRAEAAKALGEIGNDYALEKLKEGLGDKHPKVRRAVVSALGKFKNEKSANLLIDLLKNGDESYFVEAEAAKSLGKTRQKVGFDTLLKALSKPSYNEVIQSGAIEGLAHLGDERGLEYVIERTSKKYINSVRYAATLALGKLGVDKKEVRDLLIDLLSDDWFRVRAAAADSLVERKEFTAIDSLEKAVAREMDGRVKRHFREAISNLRSLQPTTAEIKSIRDELERVKEENRKILERLERLEKERN, encoded by the coding sequence ATGGACGAAATAGAGAAGAGGTTTGAATGCGCATCTTCCTCTCTGAAACCTTTTGTTCTACCGACATCTTATCCTCACTACCCCCCAGACAGGCAGATTACAATAACCCACATAAAGATAGAAATTACACCAGACTTCAATGCTCAGACCATATCAGCAAAGTCAACCCTAACACTAGTTTCAAAGAGAGAAGGGGTTTCATCCCTAGTCCTGAACCTGAGGGACCTGCAGGTCCACAGTATAAAGGATGAGACGGGTTCAGAGCTGTCTTTTGAACATGCAGGCGACGACCTTTACATAAGTCTGAGCAGACCAGCAAAGAAGGATGAAAGGATGGTGATAACTGTCAGCTACTCTGGAAGGCCAAGAAAAGGACTATACTTCAGGAAGCCTGATGAATACCAGCCAAACAGGCCTCTCCAGCTGTGGACACAAGGAGAGGATGAAGATTCACACTTCTGGTTCCCCTGCATAGACTTTCCTGGGTTGAAGGTCACGAGCGAAGTAATAGCTCATGTGCCAAGCAGCATGACAGCGATTTCAAACGGAAGGCTCGTTGAAGTTAAGGAAGAGGATGGAGGGATGAAGAGTTATCACTGGATTCAGGATAAACCTCACAGTGTCTATCTGATAAGCCTGGTAGCTGGAGATTATGTTGAGATAAGAGAAGAGGTTGATGGAATACCTCTTTACTACTATGTCTACAAAGGAAGGGAAGAGGATGCTAAGAGAAGCTTTTCGGAGACGCCAAAGATGGTAAAATTCTTTCAGGAGAAGATAGGTTACCGTTATCCATGGGACAAATATTCTCAGACTGTAGTCAGTGACTTCATATTTGGCGGTATGGAAAATACTTCAGCTACTACACTCACTGATACAACACTCCATGACGAAAGAGCACACATAGACTTCAGCAGCAATCCACTTGTGGCACACGAGCTTGCGCACATGTGGTTTGGTGACCTCCTCACATGCAGGCACTGGAAGCATGGCTGGTTGAACGAGAGTTTTGCAACCTACTTCCAGCTTCTCTATACGGAACACAGCAGGGGAAGGGATGAATTCCTCATGGAGCAGCTTGATGACTTCGCATCCTATCTAGAGGAGTACAATTCGAACTATGCAAGACCTATAGCTACAAACGTATACGAAACACCGAGCGAGCTGTTCGACAGGCACCTATACGAGAAGGGAGGGCTTGTACTGAATATGATAAGAGCAAAGCTGGGTGATGAAGACTTCTGGAGAGCAATCAACAATTACGTCAGCAAAAACGCCTTTAAAGCTGTTGAAACTTCTGACTTTGCGAGGGCTATAGAAGAGGTCACAGGCATAAGCATGGATGAATTCATGGACCAGTGGATATTCAGGCCTGGTCATCCTGAGCTGAAGATAAGCTACTCGAGGCTTAACGAAACTTCCAGCGATGGACAGAGAAAGGCCAAGCTGGTAGTTAAGCAGACCCAGGATGCTGAGCCATTCAAGTTTGACCTTAAGGTTAAGGTTGCTGACAAATCCACTTCAACAATACATCTACTGACCGTTTCAGCAAAAGAGCAGACTTTTGACCTGCCCCTCTCAGGTGATTCAAAAAGCCTGTACATATCTGTCGACCCTGACTTTCAGCTGCTTGCAACAATAGATTTTGAAAGGCCAAGGCAGATGATAATCAACCAGCTGAAATACGATTCAACATACGGAAGAATACAGGCAGCCAGATCACTTGGGAAGGATTCCAGCCTTGATGCTGTTGATGCTCTGTACGAGGCGATGAAGGGTGATGAATTCTGGGGCGTGAGGGCTGAAGCCGCAAAGGCTTTGGGTGAAATAGGAAACGACTATGCATTAGAGAAGCTGAAAGAAGGGCTAGGCGATAAACATCCAAAAGTCAGGAGAGCTGTCGTCTCAGCACTCGGAAAATTCAAGAATGAAAAGTCAGCAAACCTGTTGATCGACCTGCTCAAGAATGGTGATGAAAGTTACTTTGTCGAGGCAGAGGCGGCAAAGAGCCTAGGGAAGACAAGGCAGAAGGTGGGATTCGACACACTTTTGAAGGCACTCTCCAAGCCATCATACAATGAAGTGATTCAGTCTGGTGCGATAGAGGGTCTGGCACATCTTGGTGATGAGAGAGGCCTGGAATATGTGATTGAAAGAACATCGAAGAAGTACATCAACAGCGTCAGGTATGCAGCAACCCTAGCGTTGGGAAAGTTGGGGGTTGATAAAAAAGAAGTCAGAGACCTTCTGATAGACCTGCTGAGCGACGACTGGTTCAGGGTGAGAGCTGCAGCCGCAGACTCTCTCGTAGAGAGGAAGGAATTTACTGCGATCGATAGCCTTGAGAAGGCAGTAGCTAGGGAAATGGACGGAAGGGTGAAGAGACACTTCAGGGAGGCAATTTCTAACCTGAGGTCGCTGCAGCCAACCACAGCAGAGATAAAATCCATAAGGGACGAACTCGAAAGAGTGAAGGAAGAGAACAGAAAGATACTCGAGAGACTGGAAAGGCTGGAGAAGGAAAGAAACTAA